From a single Brassica napus cultivar Da-Ae chromosome C9, Da-Ae, whole genome shotgun sequence genomic region:
- the LOC106417821 gene encoding cyclin-dependent protein kinase inhibitor SMR14-like, translating into MPDTKIFQLLPDDKDIVAIHSTDSLLVPSNPQPPESSLSPSLKENKSRSDGNNQQQDRDQDQEQEKLQYESRSKRKWEYNDETSRVEILETPRYSNIRCYCPPRPPRKPKASPAVKRRDMWLKRSVVFLDVAREVESMFPPSVIQDFGKKIKKARY; encoded by the coding sequence ATGCCAGACACAAAGATATTTCAGTTGTTGCCTGATGACAAAGATATCGTAGCCATTCACAGTACCGATAGTCTCCTAGTTCCATCAAACCCCCAGCCTCCAGAATCATCATTATCTCCAAGtcttaaagaaaataaatctagaAGTGATGGAAACAACCAACAACAAGATCGGGATCAAgatcaagaacaagaaaagCTCCAGTATGAATCAAGAAGCAAACGAAAATGGGAATATAATGATGAAACTTCTCGGGTAGAGATTCTAGAGACGCCGAGGTATTCAAACATAAGGTGTTATTGTCCTCCTCGGCCGCCTAGAAAGCCAAAAGCTTCTCCGGCCGTGAAAAGGAGAGACATGTGGTTAAAGAGATCTGTGGTTTTCTTGGATGTAGCCAGAGAGGTCGAATCTATGTTTCCTCCGTCTGTTATTCAAGATTTCggtaaaaaaatcaagaaagctAGATATTGA